One window from the genome of Musa acuminata AAA Group cultivar baxijiao chromosome BXJ1-4, Cavendish_Baxijiao_AAA, whole genome shotgun sequence encodes:
- the LOC135643240 gene encoding bZIP transcription factor 11-like, translating to MASPGGTSSGSSLLQTSGSEEDLQALMDQKRQKRMISNRESARRSRMRKQKHLDDLTAQLNQLRKENSRILTSLTLTTRHHSAVEAENSVLRTQMVELGNRLQSLSEILHCLNGNTAITSGLFCDGHQVNNSFSNPWNLMYMNQQPIMASVGNMFLY from the coding sequence ATGGCTTCTCCCGGTGGGACTTCGTCAGGATCCAGCCTGCTCCAGACGTCAGGCTCCGAAGAGGATCTGCAGGCACTGATGGACCAGAAGAGGCAAAAGAGAATGATATCCAACCGCGAGTCCGCGAGGCGGTCGAGGATGCGCAAGCAGAAACATTTGGACGATCTGACGGCGCAGCTGAACCAGCTGAGGAAGGAGAACAGCCGGATCCTGACATCGTTGACCCTCACCACACGGCATCATTCAGCTGTGGAGGCCGAGAACTCTGTCCTCAGGACTCAGATGGTGGAGCTCGGCAACAGGCTGCAGTCTCTCAGTGAGATCCTCCACTGCTTGAATGGGAACACCGCCATCACCAGTGGTCTGTTCTGTGATGGCCATCAGGTCAATAATAGCTTTAGCAATCCATGGAACCTCATGTACATGAACCAGCAGCCCATCATGGCTTCAGTAGGCAATATGTTCCTATACTGA